The region AGCAGGCTGACAGTCCTCCAGTCGGACACCAAAAGCCTTCGGACTGCCTGTCTTCTTGGCCTTCTTCATGATGTTGATGCCCCACAGCGCCTTGTTGTCAtctgagtgcacacacacacacacacacacacacacacacacacacacagacatggacaCACGTTTAAATTTGATAATCATATCCACATGAAAAAATAACTTAGTATGGACACTTAATATCACTAACTGGTCAATATCAGATTTTTAATAACAAgactaacagtctacagccacgctagcagctctatAGGACACCTAAATCAAACACAGGTGTTGGGGAATATTGGCTTTGCTTAACAAATGTAATGACGTGTGTGTGACAAGTGTGTAAGATGCCTTGTGTACAAAGCAAAAAAGACATTCTGACCACAAGGTGGTACTATAGGCAAATAATTGATATCCATCCTCTAATGACTACATTTCACATCAGGGTTCACTGATTGAATTGTTGTTCACAACTGAACTGTTATTGTTCACAATGCCATGTACCAAACTATTGGACGAATGAAAGCTGTGACCCCATGGTGACCGTGAATGTAAACTCTCATCAAAACGACTAgaattcatcctcaggggacACGGCACAGACTAAAACCCTTCACGTGTGCTAACAAGGACATTCCAATGATCTTATATAGGTTTCCGTTCACTTCAGAAACTAGTTACCCTATGCTTTATTTGTAGTTTCAGCTAAGACACGTTTCTATTGTCTATCAGCATTTTTAATGAGGCACGCAAAGGGATTATTCACTGTTCATCTGGCGGAAGCTATAGTTTAGATGCAACCTATAATTTCCTATAGgtcacacaggaagtgaaaggTCCTTTCACTTTCTAAGTTAATATACTAGAATATATAGATATACTTTAAACTTCAAAATACAGTCCTTGGTTGTGTAGTGAGTCCTTGTATTccagttttaaaatgagaaatccattttttttaatatattgttcatgtataatttattaattaaattcacTATTtcaatttagcatgttaacatctGCTAACATGCAAAgtagcacttaacacaaagtgcagctgaggctgatgggaatgtcgttttgcaggtatttggtcataaaccaaagtattggacaaattgaaattttgacctcatgatggcgctagaggaaagggaagaagatcaccaaagtcagtaggcctCAACCTCTGTGGTTCATGAATgtgaaattgacaaaaaaagtcATGACAATActtctaatagttgttgagatctTTCAGTCCGGACCAAAGTGAGCAATCTAACTGCGTTTACTTTGCTGCTTTTAACCAGTAATTAGTTTGTTGGATACTGGTGAACGTAGGCCCCGATCGTGTTTGTACCCACCAGTTCTGGAGGCTCGGCTCACCGAGGTGTTGTCAGTCTTAGCCAGGAGGAAGGGAGGCATCATACGATGGGCTCTGGGAGAGGAGTCCGGCTTATTACCTGTCAGACTGCACAATGAGAATAAAATGAATTGTGTGATTTTTTTGAAGATggggttttaaatattttagtaAAAAAGAGGGTCTTTCAGGTTTTAATAcctttataaaaatataatgatgACCTCAGTTTTATGGTATGCCTTGTTATTCTTGGTTTTAAAGTTATTGTTTCTTACAGCCCAGAGCAACAGTGACTCCTAACTAAACAAAAGATTAGGGACAGTTGTGATCAAGCAAATactttttgttaaatataaTCCACCGTACTGACCTGTGTTTTCTGTAGTCATTCAGCTTCTTGTTGATGAGAGCTTGTCTTGAGAAACCGATCTCCTAGAGCAAATGGAGATTACAAATTAGTTCGGTTTGTGGAAATTCTATTAGATTAACTGGGTATGAAGCTCTAACCTCGTTGTCAGACTTGCTGTTCTCCCTGATGACCCTGATCCAGGCCAGCATGTCATCCCTGTCCTCGGCCTGCAGAAGGTACTCGCAGAAGTCCTGCGTGGTCAGCCTCAGGGTGTGCTTACGCTTGGTTTCACTGTAGGCAATGTCGATCAGGCAGCCACGGATGCTGATTGGAGGATGTTCGTCCTGGCTGGGCCCCGCCCCTGCCCCGTGAAGGACAGCTTCTCGTTTGTCCTTGTAGAGGAAGAGTGAATGGGAACGGAGCACGGAGAACACTCGTTTCCACGGACGCATGCCACCACCTACTTTCTACAAGACGGAAAGATGGAAACAAGAACATAACGTAAATAGATACATCAGAAAAATCCTAGCTTGGTAACCGAAACTAGCCATGACAAGCCTGTTAATCAACcctcattcaaaagccttgttcttagtctttcgcacccaacctggaaaacgcTGCTGCTAGAGTCATCACTAAGACCAGGAGAGACCAAGTCAGTCCAGTTTTCAGCTTTTTGCACTGGCTTCTAGCGTGTCAAAGAACTGATTTTTTAATTCTACTGATgctttataaagcactgaatggtttagggccaaaatccatttctgatctgatgctcCATTATGAACTGTCCAGACCTCTCGGgtcatctgggacaggtctgcttacTTTCTCCAGAGTCAAACCTAAACAtgaagcagcgttcagtttttatgcaccacatatctggaacaaactcgcAAAAAACTTCAGGtcttcatgtatttatttctatcttgctgaaaggtgctatacaagcaAACTTGCCTTGCCTGTAATAATGTATGGCTAAACTGTGAACTATGTAGCTCTTCCCTTTTGCCTGggacatttattcagtttttgcatctttaaaaaacactgaattaacATAATATTCTGTTTGCAGccatcaaatgtgtatttaagACCATTTTTTAAGTAGTTAATGaactaacattagctggttacAGTTGATTACAGGTGACAGTTCAGCCGGCAAAATCAACAGTTGCTGGCTACCAGTGAGACTTCTACTTCTGTCTGAAGTCACGGACccactgtttaaaaaattaccAAGATTTtcaagtggtaaatctgccaccgttatGATTGCAACATGCATATGTGCCGTAGTAGAATGGAAAGCTTGTCAGGTGTAATAACAGTAACTGAGGCCCCACCCCCTTAGTAAGGGGGGCTTATGGAAGGGTCAGTTAGCTTGCAGTGTGTACAAGCAGTGTGTTGTACCTTTCCCTTCTCTGTGAGGATCTGTTTGTAGTGCAGCCAGCCCTCCTTGCAAACATCACTAAAGGTGATGGTTCCCAGCTCAGAGGTGGAGTGGCGCTTGGACCGGGCCTCCTCCTGGGCTCGCAGGCTCTCTAGAGACTGAAACACAATTTAGGGGTATTATGAGTTCCACGCTAGACAGTGTTTGCTTGGTTTTTGGAATATGAATGAAACAGGaagtacatgtacatgtagtACATGTAAGAAGTCTAATAATTTCACCTGTGTTGAAGACTCACCTcatcagtgaaaaagctcttgACCCTTTTTGGTAGTTTGCTGTGGAACAGAAAGCACACACGTTACGAAAGCAGCACGCGAAGAGTCCAGACAGTGTCTGTGTAGACAGTATGCTGTAGAAATCATTGGCAAGTGACTAAATGACTTGAGAAGAGAAATATGCATGCTACATAGTAAATATAAGTCATAACAACCAACATAaatcaaaaagtgaaaactcCAAAAAGTAGAACAGAGATTGTACTAATAACTTCATTATTGTTAATTACCCTAAAGCTTTcatatgcatgtttttaaaaatgaaatgagaataACTAAATAGTATATATCATAGATGATCAATGTGTGTCTATCAATGACCCCGTGTCCATGCTAAAGCCCCTTTAAATGATGTTTGTCATTGCAGTTTTGGGGTACAGACTTGTATAGACTACTGGTACAAGACAAACGCATTTCTAGGACTATATCGACCCATTTTAGTAAAGAATGCAGATCTTAAAGTGTACCCTGAGTTTCTGACTTACGAGAAGACACGGCCTTCTTCCCTGAAGGTGTTGAGACCCTCGTCACAGGACTTGGATCTCTCTGTGGTGATGGCCAACAGGTAAGAGGAGCGGCGACCTTTAATACTgcctgaggagagaaaaggaggaggagaaagacaaacagggtATAAAATATGCAATGTATTGTAGTGACATGTGAAATGACTAGAAGATGAGTAATTGAAGCGATTTGTTGTTTCAAACTGTGAGTGATTAATATGCCATTAGCCAGATGGATGAAGTAAGGGGTTAAACATACATACTGCATATTAAAGGAATACCTtgacatttagatttttagttTCTGGTTTTGGATACATTTTAACCCACAATGCTAACAGCATCCAGTGtcccttattattattatcaagagttttaaataaaaattaagaaaagatGGGGAAACTTTTTTCCCAATGTAGCAAGCACACAGTGAAGAATTTTTATGATTATAGcatttttcaaatcattttgACCCACGGAGAGTTTCAGAGACAAACATCAAATCATCGAGCTGTAACTAATTTGCATGCACTGCAACAACATACAAAAGCTTAAGATTACAATTTGCAGAAACTTAATAATACATTCACTAAGTCATTTCACTTTTGCAACATTAAAGCATTCTGAATTTGTTCCAGCTCTGATTTGCTCCACTGACAGGTGCATAGCAATGGTTATcgtagtatttagagccattTGCAAGAtcaaactgatgaaaaacaaatgaaaaaaaaacatgatttctttGGTAGTAGTCTTATGTTGGAATAACTAAAAATtaagactgccaggagactcaTATAATAGAATATATCAtagaaaactggaaaaaaaaagaaagtggtaACGAAGACTTCTGGAACGAACAGCTCCTCCCATGGCTCTGCTGTGTGCCACAGTGTTTTTTAGATACTAGTAGGGAGCGCCAAATTCCAGTTCTACACACAGCGGCTTTGAGTACTTCATTAACAATAGATGAACTGTATGGATAAAAGTGAAGGGAATTCTTCAGTTGTAAATGTCACGGTACTCCTTTGAGATGATTCTGAGGCTAGACAAATATATCAGTGTACAAAAATAAAGGCATTACATAACTGCTTGTCCTTTTGGCTCAAAAACATTGGCAGTGGTGTTAGGGAATGTCAGttcaaacatactgtagtagTCTAGCCCTTTGTGAAGCCTTTAAGTATTTATTGAGGGTGAGTGAGACTCACTGCAGTCCTGAGAACGAAGTCGGACAAAgggggagatggaggagagagtggGGGAGACACAGGTGGAAGTGAGGGTGGCCATAGTAGAGGCCTGGGAACTGGACACCACAGAACAGGCTGGAACATAGCAGGCCTGTATATCAATGCTAGGACTGGTGGGTTCATCTGCAAGGTCATCATCACAGGTGAGCAACAAGGGATGAGAAATTATTAAACACACTGGCAGGACAAGACAAGCTAAGAGTTTCCTCAGGTGGGGTTTAGGATGTTAGAACATCTCTCAGAGGTGGACCTagtctggaggcagaaataaccTCTGATGGAGAACCACAGTTTTTCACAGGGAAGATTAAGACTACCTTCCAGGTTCAAGCCAGCACAGACCGTTAGAAGTTTagagcttttgatctggacctggtcaaatgtggcctagacgtgacaaaagcagagaaatctcccttttttgcattttcacaaataataaataatataataataataataaagaaaacaaacaatttctgattcatagtctgattcgtgTTATGCCACGCACATTTTTTGCCCGAttgaaggaaactttcagggcatgtttcaggttcttatgtggacatatcctggaagttttgtgatgatttgaCAAACAATGCctgatttatagtctgatttgtgttatgccacgccCAGTTTTCTGCATTTGTAGCGCCtcctaaaaatgtgtttttcaaaaaattctaaatggcggaaaatctagttaggcggactttagtggtccaagaggcttttttgtagagcacatggAGCTGGACTAGTGAGAGAAATATCAAGTCATCGGACTTATGGTGGGGAcaggggcgtggcctgttcaaaattgcatttttccttaattacagcgccaccatgtggctgATTGGACTcgtatttctgtggaagcacatgcacatcatttccagatAGTGAGCCAAGTTTGAGTTGAAGcggcagacaacaaataataataataatgataataataacctGGCACAAACATAAAAGGGTTTCAGTCCCTTCCGGGCTTGAAATTTTACTGTATAGCAGTCACTGTGACACCAAGTGGCACTTATAGGATAATGGCACATTGAATTTCACTACATTTTCCAAGAATCAGTAGCAGTATGGGTAACCATCTTGGAATAATAcgtgaactgactcagtaatgtcagttgcACTACACAtcaatgttagctaatgttaacattaccCTAAGtaataccagaccaagtaaggctgtagcagcaaaaccacTGTATATACTGAAATGAAGGATGTTTTATAGCTTATAAGTTTAACTTTCCATTTGTTAGAGGGAGTATGTGttactttttctttcaaaacttacattgtaaatggactgtacttgtatagtacatagtcttgctttacagtttaaaatggcAGCAATTACTATTTTTTGAGATTCATACCCAGATAATTATGGGCTAGTATTCAGTTTGAACTTGTAACGTAAGTTAGGCCACACTGACAGCAGTATCAGCTGGActgcttttttttcagtttgtagcAATAATGGAAAGCCTCAACAGCTCTCCTCTCATACTCCTTACCCTTTTCACCAAGTTTCAGCCCACAGTTATGATAGCTTTGGCTTGTTGACTGAACCTGTAAGATTATTTCTGACTTCAGAGCAGCTCTGTTTCTGAGAAATGTTTGCAGAACTAAACTCCATCTactgttgcttatttacagtatacaaACATCGGACATGTAAAGGTTCAAAAACATATTAGAACATTTAATATTCAGTATTCATCAACACAGTGCACTACTAAAGCCTCACATAGATTAAGTGAAATATTGAACAGCTCTGTAGCAACAGACAACATAACTGTTCAAAATATATGCCTGTTAATGACAATGGCAGAAAATGTAGTAATTTATAACACTGAGTTAGCGTAGTAGTCAGTTGCTACAGAGAAAAGGTCACTAACCTATGAAGGGAATAGAGGACAGGGAGTTGAATGCATGCTGTGCCAGGCTACCATTAGCCCTGCGGTTCGGGCCGGGCCCCCCAGCGACAGGAGAAGGGGTCCCTGGTGTAGGTGACAAACCAGGGGGCTTGGGTGACTCCACAGGTGTGGTGTAGTGGGGATGCCGAAGGGCCTGAACAGGGGTTCGGTGGCCGGAAGGCGGCTTCTGCCTCAGGACCACCTCTTGATTCAGGGAGATGGGGGAGATGACCTCCCTGTCCTCACCGAGTCgggctctctcctcctctgacgCAGACAGGGCGGGGGTAGACTGGGGCCTGGGTACCACGCCCCCCTCACTGTCCGCAGGGCTGCTGCTACTGCCAGGGCTCCAGTTGAGATGAAGGCCATTGTAGCTGGGCTCTCTGAAGGAGTGGGCCTGCTGGAGGAGGTGGCCATCTTTGCAGGAGAAAGAAGGGCTGTAGCTTTTATAGCCCACCAGCTCTTCTTCTTTTACTCGCCTTGTTTGGGGTTCAGCTACCTGCTGACCTGACTGCCTGCCACTAGGAGGCACTGTGGAGGTGGCTGTGATGGGGGATGTGGTTTGGTGCTGATGACCTGCTGAGACTTTCTGGTCTTTCTGCTTACTGAATTTCGTCATTTGGGAGCCTTGTGAAGAGTGTTCGTAGCGTGGTGAGACCAGTGCTGAGGCTTGTGCCAGTGTTTCCACAGAACGGCCGTAGTTGTGCTCGTACTCGGCGTAGGCTGCCAGCAGGCTCTCTGAGCACGACCTACTTCCTGGTCCTGATACACCACCCCAGCCCCCTAGCCAATAGGAATCATGGGAAGCAGCAGCTGCCTGGTGGTGGTACAGGAGGGTTTCTCTTCTGCGTTGCTCCACAGAGATTTTGGAAGCAGATGTAGGTCTGGGGCCGAGCGCCAGCCCCAGCTCCGCTAAACAATCCTGAGATATACTGCGGTGGCGGGGGGACATGTGCTCGGCAGCCTCAGCCTGGCTGTAGTACCAGTCCGACAGAGCCTGGTGGCAGAGAGCATCGGCGTGAGTGCGGGAAGAGGCCGGCAGGCTACTCTTCCGTGgtggaggcagagttgcagagGAGATGGCAGCATTGTGGTTAGCAAAGTGAAAATCCAGTGCATTGATGGCCGACAAGGAGTGGCCACGGTGCCGCCCCAGCTGGGCAAAGTGGCCACTGGAATCCTCAGGACCCCCTGCCCAGGCGGAGGTTGGGGTAGAAGCAGAAGGGGGGTGATTGTCCAGTGGTGAGGTGGTGGGACCGGGTCGGCACTGCCAGTTGTCCAGGGGACTGTGGAGGTTGTGGCTGGGCTGTGGGGCAGTGGAGCTGGGCTTAGTGGAAGGGTAACAGAGAGGCGGTGGCTCAGGGAGGTTCTGGGCCTCGCCTGAATACGGCTTATTGCCTTTCAGGTAGGCATCCTGGGAGTACACCTGAGGACAAGGGGGGATAGGACACAGTGTAAAACATGACAGAaaggataaaagaaaaaagatggaaGGAACAGCTAGTCGGCAGAATGAGGCAGATGCAACATGCACCATGCAGCAAtacttctttcttttgttctatAAAAGCTAAATCCTTATTATAAAACTAACACTGGAACTTTATTTCCTTTAGTAAATTTTGGGTAGTTTATTACTGTATACTTATTATAACTGTATTCCACCTTGTCTATTATTAAGttgattttattctattctgCTTTAATTGATATTATCTTCCATTTCATTGTATTTACTTActactttacttactttatcTAAAGCACTAGGTTTAAattgtgctatacaaataaactttcaATCAAAAATTGCTGCAGTATAAATtacaagaccaaaaccaacaatgagttAGTCTGTCTCTTAATACTTTCCAACCAGCCCCAAGCCACTCCCACTCAAGATGtaaacacatcacaaatatatgatgatataaatgtttaatttttaaaacaggCTCAGTAATTTCTGAACAGCTGGCCAGTGCAGTTTTGAACAATTTACGCAaagaggaggaaatagtgcatttgttggggactttttgtttggaaatttgttttcagtggcAGATTAATTAGACACATTAGTAATTcagacagcaggacagtgtatgtaggattgagtcaaaataaactacagtgtgtactgtgtgtgttcatggtaatgaaggaacatgtcacccagtgcaacagtgcggctcattgatgtgtttttaatagtttttggacaacaatggagctctctGGCACaaaggaataagatatatcaggctttggatacacacaatccttgttagtaggatacattcacTCCTTTCTGCCCATGCACAATTCCAAATTTCTGAAGTTAAACTTTAATAAGGAGCTAAATGACTtataatagaaataaacaatCCATGATTTTACTTAAACAGCCTAGCTAACTGCTGTGACTTCACACAGTAACATGgtgaaaagaaggaaagaagagaaaatagaaGAAAGATAATACTCACACTTACCAACTGCAACACATCCTCATCTTTTGGCATAATAGAGAGCTCCAGAATGTTTTCACTGCAaaaaagcatgcacacacaaaaaaagaacaaaataaataacaggtCAAATATGAACATAAAATAAGATTTATAAACACTAGTCTCCCACCTGTTTTGGATGAGCGAGATCACTTGAGAGTAGGTTTTCCCCAGAATGCTCTCTCCATTCACCTTCACCAGCCTGTCCCCTggagtatgcacacacacacacacgcagcagaagaagaagggtGAAATATGTGTTGTATGCAAGGTTTTGGCTTTAGAGGTAGGGGGGCATAATGAATGGTTCTTCAATCGTGCCTtccatcaaataaaaaaatttaaatgctgTACTAATATCTGTATTTTTAATACTCTAAACCTACTTAATCAtcattatgtgtattttttaatatcaatatataaTCAATTACAGGGTGAGCGGCCATTGTTCTCTTTTCCCCCCTCCTGGGTATTGtctacagcactgctgctcagcagcagctgccaccaccaccactgcataatgtgcttggagcagacacacagcagaaccaaactctctcttacagcagcgatGCGAGGGCCTGTGTAAGATTTCTGCGACATTACTTAGTTAGCACCAACAGCTActacacaaagcctgccagctgaCTTTAAGAAGTAACTGTGACGAGACtacacagcaaggacttttcctAATCTGAACCAAAATTCTTCCCCGCCTGGCTCATGGCCAGCTAACAAGGATGACCgcaaagcaacttcttcctttatGGACTGGTAATGTACCCACTGGacgttttattgttgtgatgtgttttcactgttagccacatgctaagtcgatgttagtgatgttcacacagacacaaggacacaactaactatcctctttctAACCTGGGACAGTTTATtctacacagttcacacatacacttcaatttggccctttaacagagccatACTCTTTAGCATACATGGCCttgccgccattttgaattagatttctttAGTTTGACACCATTTTggacccaagcagccattttggatcttacacatacacacacccttttgttctttagcttagtgcatttagagttatacttcatattgtgtgttttgctttattatcttttaataaatgcttgtgtataatgttgcacaagagtgaataatttgccaacctcttctatgttgaactccaaatccttcactaataatggtaattttggttatagttattaatttaattattaatctaagttacaaattgatagtttagtgtagtTTATGAgactaaatcaattaatttggCTATCCTTTCCTGTGTTTAAGGGTGGTTCCccagaggactttattaattaaagttattatttatgattatctttgataattttgatagccaaatttaattgattgcacctactcaatttggtgcccctttaaccattgtaaatcccaacactgcCCATTCAAGGAACAACTTATCTACCCTCTCTCTGGACATAttgtataataaaatgttttattgaatgCAAATGGTTACCTTGTATATTTTGCACTATAGACCAAActtctttcaattcaattcaattttatttatatagggcCATATACATAACAGACGttctctcattgcacttttcctatagagcaggtctagaccgtactctttataatattatttacagagacccaacaaatcccaccatgagcaagcatttggcgacaggggggtggggggagatTGGCTTATATTGAGCAGCTGCTGGCATTCATTTATATTCACTTGTTGTACATGTTTATGTGATTGTCTTAACATAAGATAactaatttttattattaatataatttttaatattaataattaatattgacGGAAAATTTCTAGAAATATAGTTGCTGCTGCGATTTGTCCCACAGGAAACCATTCAAACAGGCTGACAGCGCGGATTTGTTTGGAACTGTTGAGAGCTATATGAACCACGTGACCATCAAGTGTGTCGCAACTCTTTTTTTCAAcctgtctatatatatatatatataatatatatatatatatatatatatatatatatatatatatatatatatatatgtatatatatataatctaatACAGATTGACTACAGATCGCTTCCTGAACAGGTCACAATCAGCACATTGATTTATTAGTCGTTTAGCTTTTATAAAAGTCTGGAAAGTTTATTGCTGTGGGCACTCGGTAATAATTGACAGTGAAGTGAAGTCTTATTTGGATTTAggcagctggacagtcagaagACACTGATTAGAGAGACTTTAGTGTGATGTCCTAAGCTCTGCTGTATCTTATGTTTatcgcgtgtgtgtgtggatgtgggtGTCTTCTACCTGTACACAGTCCAGCTTGATGGGCGGGGCCATTTTCTTTGACACTCTTCACAAAGATGGTGTCCATTGGCTCCAAAGGAGACCACTGACAACctgcttaaacacacacacacacacagattatgtGTATACACATCCTAACTTAATCCAAATTTAGCAAACATTTCCTGTACTGAAAATATCAGCAAAACCCACAAAGTTGAATCAGCTCCAGCTTCACATGGAAACAAAAGCCCCCACTTACAAGAAACCATGGTACTGATTCATTAGAGCTAAATGCCTAAACATTGGCAAAGAGTGTGTGGCTGATAAAGTCAGAGACATGAAACACTCACCTTTTCCAGTTGCATTTCCATTCTCTTCATCCTGTGGGAGAAACAACAGAGCAGCTGTTAGAAAGGAGAACCACATTTTCATTCTTCTTCCGTATGTTTTTTTGGATCGCTACTCCTTcagcatactttcagctacagaaaccattcaactatcaaaatgttcagctctttaagGACATGCATTGTTGTATTCATTGCTTTCACTTACAGTAGGAAATCCCAGCCCTCAACTCATGGACCTTTAAACCATACAGTATAGGAGAAAGACATGTAGGCATACTTGTGTGTCCCAGCTggaacgtacacacacacacacacacacacacacctcattctgcctctctctgtctttctgtctgtgtttctttctctatgtccttctgtctctcactcttgctgtctgtctgcctttgtctttctctcctcttcaaCAAACtccatttcttacactgcatccatttagctacagaaaccattcaaatatcaaaatgttacgctctttaatgacatttatgctatacatttatttttaaaagcaacCTATGTCCAATATCAGTTTTTTATACAGATCTCCTGAAAGATAATTTTCACGAAGACTTAATCGGCCTTCTAACTTTTAATGGGATGGAGGTGTATAAATACTAATGTTTgtactcgc is a window of Siniperca chuatsi isolate FFG_IHB_CAS linkage group LG20, ASM2008510v1, whole genome shotgun sequence DNA encoding:
- the LOC122867168 gene encoding rho GTPase-activating protein 23-like isoform X7; translated protein: MLRVSGVAPAPVGHEWRFQCSVGVDCSDTEPRCIWVAVLRGVSPRASPQLTPIASPRKRGSQRVIQRHRLSWAKGWRDGMVSSNENRRRPLSSGEVEGVLWQGPRTIFLQKNSQGFGFTLRHFIVYPPESSLHSIKDEENGNATGKAGCQWSPLEPMDTIFVKSVKENGPAHQAGLCTGDRLVKVNGESILGKTYSQVISLIQNSENILELSIMPKDEDVLQLVSVYSQDAYLKGNKPYSGEAQNLPEPPPLCYPSTKPSSTAPQPSHNLHSPLDNWQCRPGPTTSPLDNHPPSASTPTSAWAGGPEDSSGHFAQLGRHRGHSLSAINALDFHFANHNAAISSATLPPPRKSSLPASSRTHADALCHQALSDWYYSQAEAAEHMSPRHRSISQDCLAELGLALGPRPTSASKISVEQRRRETLLYHHQAAAASHDSYWLGGWGGVSGPGSRSCSESLLAAYAEYEHNYGRSVETLAQASALVSPRYEHSSQGSQMTKFSKQKDQKVSAGHQHQTTSPITATSTVPPSGRQSGQQVAEPQTRRVKEEELVGYKSYSPSFSCKDGHLLQQAHSFREPSYNGLHLNWSPGSSSSPADSEGGVVPRPQSTPALSASEEERARLGEDREVISPISLNQEVVLRQKPPSGHRTPVQALRHPHYTTPVESPKPPGLSPTPGTPSPVAGGPGPNRRANGSLAQHAFNSLSSIPFIGSIKGRRSSYLLAITTERSKSCDEGLNTFREEGRVFSKLPKRVKSFFTDESLESLRAQEEARSKRHSTSELGTITFSDVCKEGWLHYKQILTEKGKKVGGGMRPWKRVFSVLRSHSLFLYKDKREAVLHGAGAGPSQDEHPPISIRGCLIDIAYSETKRKHTLRLTTQDFCEYLLQAEDRDDMLAWIRVIRENSKSDNEEIGFSRQALINKKLNDYRKHSLTGNKPDSSPRAHRMMPPFLLAKTDNTSVSRASRTDDNKALWGINIMKKAKKTGSPKAFGVRLEDCQPAVNHKFVPLIVEMCLGVVEATGLEYTGIYRVPGNNAMVSNLQEHLNKGMDINTAEERCQDLNVISSLLKSFFRKLPEPLFTDDKYNDFIDANRIEDAEDRLKTMKKLIHDLPDHYYHTLKFLVGHLKRVADHSERNKMEPRNLALVFGPTLVRTSEDNMTDMVTHMPDRYKIVETLILHHDWFFSNGELDKEEKAPEDKRDMQPVPNIDHLLSNIGRPGMPGEASDSTTSDSLKSKLSSCSKKDLNARDFLPMSIISAKTCKRKKCLSTHLQGNSADEDSEHEPVKASHYGGGEGGGGEEEEDRIEEKAVMGEHTISKKEKKAGKENGVKPREITEGKDSLVGKEEAEKDVGNETGNGANKSERENRQRTTLPGNPQQLRSNCFLCSHHQIHVPYPRPVTNLPSHLRPHNLARGCPTVPFWICPTRLPNFYQTFSFHGTQQPDWNQSAPVRYMNTRGGRMRAMSMNLDLELGRSEDRVRGWRAERVEVIRVIEATPDLHGCVGVPKGSIVGPGSIQQIDPLPHLAQEDPHLPSSSSGWVDQSSPESSTVVLRRSALDPRNKTRGWRRHTVVV